From a region of the Microbacterium sp. nov. GSS16 genome:
- a CDS encoding TetR/AcrR family transcriptional regulator, translating to MSTTRSRENTRARLLEAAAQVFAEVGLEGATVEAVCERAGFTRGAFYSNFESKDALFLELAASVGEARLQAVRERVSALVGQNAIDDCDPADLVQQIMDSGADDRVGVMMMSEIRIRALRDPSFGAAYLAQENEMMQSIVAIIQEIVDSGQIALRIDAEEAARLLMIVWEGMSVRAAMNGDDSDRLRRTGSEALGRMVELIRL from the coding sequence ATGTCGACGACGCGCAGCCGTGAGAACACTCGCGCGCGCCTGCTCGAGGCGGCTGCGCAGGTGTTCGCCGAAGTGGGTCTGGAGGGCGCCACCGTCGAGGCCGTCTGCGAGCGGGCCGGATTCACCCGCGGCGCGTTCTACTCGAACTTCGAGTCGAAGGACGCCCTGTTCCTCGAGCTCGCCGCATCGGTCGGCGAAGCGCGCCTGCAGGCCGTCCGCGAGCGTGTCTCGGCTCTCGTCGGCCAGAACGCCATCGACGACTGCGACCCGGCCGACCTCGTGCAGCAGATCATGGACTCCGGCGCCGACGACCGGGTCGGCGTGATGATGATGAGCGAGATCCGCATCCGCGCACTGCGAGACCCGTCGTTCGGCGCGGCCTACCTCGCGCAGGAGAACGAGATGATGCAGAGCATCGTCGCGATCATCCAGGAGATCGTCGACTCGGGGCAGATCGCCCTGCGCATCGACGCAGAGGAGGCTGCCCGGCTGCTGATGATCGTGTGGGAGGGCATGAGCGTGCGCGCCGCCATGAACGGCGACGACTCCGACCGACTGCGCCGCACGGGCAGCGAGGCTCTCGGCCGAATGGTCGAGCTGATCCGG